The following proteins are encoded in a genomic region of Parus major isolate Abel chromosome 18, Parus_major1.1, whole genome shotgun sequence:
- the ANKRD40 gene encoding LOW QUALITY PROTEIN: ankyrin repeat domain-containing protein 40 (The sequence of the model RefSeq protein was modified relative to this genomic sequence to represent the inferred CDS: inserted 2 bases in 1 codon): MREAMREAMREPGGSCGEMAERERQERLREAAALGDAEEVRRLVELGVGLNSQNEVNGWTCLHWACKRNHAAVVAYLLHAGADKDILTKKGERPAQLTSKREIRKMLGVEDELPDLKQDSDLPIVPNYLANPPFPYVYTSSTSVPDLALNGNVSHLEAQDIISPSVPDSDTYRRAQGPLQPGNNAPEVPPNGDIPPLPRGSAGPSHPNPLLQRAPVYQGSVSWGRSPSSPAGSNQFLPQQGNSSCMGPVPAFQPVFFTGAFPPNVQELVLKVRIKTPNLRENDFIEIELDRQELTYKELLRVSCRELGVNPEHVQKIRKLPNTMLRKDKDVARLQDFQELELVLTVSDKNLLFRVPTLSEXSGYNKKASELMY; this comes from the exons ATGCGGGAGGCGATGCGGGAGGCGATGCGGGAGCCCGGCGGGAGCTGCGGGGAGATGGCGGAGCGGGAGCGGCAGGAGCGGCTGCGGGAGGCGGCGGCCCTCGGCGATGCGGAGGAGGTGCGGCGGCTCGTGGAGCTGGGGGTCGGCCTCAACTCCCAGAATGAAGTCAACGGATG GACCTGTCTGCACTGGGCCTGTAAGCGGAACCACGCGGCGGTTGTGGCTTATCTGCTGCATGCTGGGGCTGACAAGGACATCCTGACGAAGAAAGGGGAGAGGCCAGCCCAGTTAACATCCAAGAGAGAGATCAGGAAGATGTTGGGAG TGGAAGATGAACTCCCAGACTTGAAGCAAGATTCAGATCTGCCAATCGTCCCCAATTACCTGGCTAACCCACCTTTCCCATATGTTTACACCTCAAGTACCAGCGTTCCAGATCTTGCCCTGAATGGGAATGTCTCACACCTGGAAGCACAAGACATCATCTCTCCATCTGTACCTGACTCTGACACCTACAGACGAGCACAAGGACCATTGCAGCCCGGGAACAATGCTCCTGAGGTGCCTCCTAATGGGGACATCCCACCCCTGCCTCGAGGGTCTGCTGGGCCATCACACCCAAATCCTCTCCTCCAGAGAGCTCCTGTTTACCAGGGCTCAGTGTCCTGGGGGAGAAGCCCCTCTTCACCAGCAGGATCCAACCAATTCCTACCCCAGCAAGGGAACAGCTCCTGCATGGGGCCTGTGCCAGCCTTTCAGCctgttttcttcacaggagCTTTTCCACCCAACGTGCAAG aACTGGTGCTTAAAGTGAGAATAAAAACCCCTAATCTTAGAGAAAATGACTTCATTGAAATTGAACTGGACAGACAAGAACTGACCTACAAGGAGCTGCTCCGAGTGAGTTGCCGTGAGCTGGGTGTGAACCCCGAGCACGTCCAGAAGATCAGAAAATTACCAAATACAATGTTAAGAAAG GACAAGGATGTTGCAAGGCTACAGGATTTCCAAGAACTGGAGCTTGTTCTAACAGTAAGCGACAAAAACTTACTTTTCAGAGTCCCAACACTTTCTGA CAGTGGGTATAACAAGAAGGCATCAGAACTTATGTACTAA